One segment of Macaca fascicularis isolate 582-1 chromosome 2, T2T-MFA8v1.1 DNA contains the following:
- the LOC102119299 gene encoding sulfotransferase 1 family member D1-like, with protein MDAAGGPRHATAERNGKPGRSRCWPCRPRVPVLQEKNDCRIIYMAWNAKDVAVSYYFYQLAKMHPEPESWEEFLDKFMAVKASLTVVLR; from the exons ATGGACGCTGCAGGAGGGCCCAGACACGCGACAGCGGAAAGAAACGGGAAACCGGGCCGTAGCCGATGCTGGCCCTGCCGTCCCCGTGTCCCGGTTCTCCAGGAG AAGAATGACTGCAGGATAATCTACATGGCATGGAATGCCAAAGATGTGGCTGTGTCTTATTATTTCTACCAGTTGGCAAAAATGCACCCAGAGCCTGAAAGCTGGGAGGAGTTCCTGGATAAATTCATGGCTGTAAAG GCTTCTCTCACTGTCGTTCTAAGATGA